One part of the Streptomyces sp. AM 2-1-1 genome encodes these proteins:
- a CDS encoding alkyl hydroperoxide reductase yields the protein MALDELKSAVPDFAKDLKLNLGSVIGNSDLPQQQLWGTVLACAIASRSPRVLRELEPEAKANLSAEAYTAAKSAAAIMAMNNVFYRTRHLLSDPEYGNLRAGLRMNVIGKPGVEKVDFELWSLAVSAINGCGQCLDSHEQVLRKAGVDRETIQEAVKIASVIQAVGVTLEAEAVLAE from the coding sequence ATGGCACTCGACGAACTCAAGTCCGCCGTACCGGACTTCGCCAAGGACCTGAAGCTGAACCTCGGCTCGGTCATCGGCAACAGCGACCTGCCGCAGCAGCAGCTCTGGGGCACCGTGCTCGCCTGTGCGATCGCCTCGCGTTCGCCCCGGGTCCTGCGCGAGCTGGAGCCGGAGGCGAAGGCCAACCTCTCCGCGGAGGCGTACACCGCCGCGAAGTCGGCCGCCGCCATCATGGCGATGAACAACGTCTTCTACCGGACCCGGCACCTGCTGTCGGACCCGGAGTACGGCAACCTCCGCGCGGGTCTGCGGATGAACGTCATCGGCAAGCCGGGCGTGGAGAAGGTCGACTTCGAGCTGTGGTCGCTCGCCGTCTCCGCGATCAACGGCTGCGGCCAGTGCCTCGACTCCCACGAGCAGGTGCTCCGCAAGGCCGGCGTGGACCGTGAGACCATTCAGGAAGCCGTGAAGATCGCCTCGGTGATCCAGGCCGTCGGCGTCACCCTCGAAGCCGAGGCCGTGCTCGCCGAATAG
- a CDS encoding peroxiredoxin: MLTVGDKFPEFDLTACVSLESGKEFEQINHKTYEGQWKIVFAWPKDFTFVCPTEIAAFGKLNDEFADRDAQILGFSGDSEFVHHAWRKDHPDLTDLPFPMMADSKHELMRALGIEGEDGFAQRAVFIVDQNNEIQFTMVTAGSVGRNPKEVLRVLDALQTDELCPCNWTKGETTLDPVALLSGE; encoded by the coding sequence GTGCTCACTGTCGGTGACAAGTTCCCCGAGTTCGACCTGACCGCCTGCGTGTCGCTGGAAAGCGGCAAGGAGTTCGAGCAGATCAACCACAAGACCTACGAGGGTCAGTGGAAGATCGTCTTCGCGTGGCCCAAGGACTTCACCTTCGTGTGCCCGACCGAGATCGCCGCCTTCGGCAAGCTGAACGACGAGTTCGCCGACCGCGACGCCCAGATCCTCGGCTTCTCCGGCGACTCCGAGTTCGTGCACCACGCCTGGCGCAAGGACCACCCGGACCTGACCGACCTGCCCTTCCCGATGATGGCCGACTCGAAGCACGAGCTCATGCGCGCGCTCGGCATCGAGGGCGAGGACGGCTTCGCGCAGCGCGCCGTCTTCATCGTCGACCAGAACAACGAGATCCAGTTCACGATGGTGACCGCCGGTTCCGTGGGCCGTAACCCCAAGGAGGTCCTGCGGGTCCTCGACGCCCTGCAGACCGACGAGCTCTGCCCGTGCAACTGGACCAAGGGCGAGACCACCCTCGACCCGGTCGCCCTCCTCTCGGGCGAGTGA
- a CDS encoding hydrogen peroxide-inducible genes activator, which yields MAQTTQANRTKQPSLSQLRAFVAVAEHLHFRDAAASIGMSQPALSGAVSALEESLGVQLIERTTRKVLLSTAGERLAVRARTVLDAVGALVEEAEAVRAPFTGTLRLGVIPTVAPYLLPTVLRLVHDRYPALDLQVHEEQTSSLLEGLSAGRLDLLLLAVPLGHPGVTELPLFDEDFVLVTEESHPLGGRTDLPRDELRDLPLLLLDEGHCLRDQALDICREAGRTDGAPVTTTAAGLSTLVQLVAGGLGVTLLPRTAVIVETGRNPALATARFSAPAPSRRVALAMRTGTARHEEFGQFAAALREAMAALPVRVTAAGE from the coding sequence GTGGCGCAGACAACCCAGGCCAACAGGACCAAACAGCCCAGCCTCTCGCAGCTGCGCGCCTTCGTGGCGGTCGCGGAACACCTGCACTTCCGGGACGCGGCGGCGTCCATCGGCATGAGCCAGCCCGCACTCTCCGGGGCGGTGTCCGCGCTGGAGGAGTCGCTCGGGGTCCAGCTCATCGAGCGTACGACGCGCAAGGTGCTGCTCTCGACGGCGGGCGAACGCCTCGCGGTCCGCGCGAGAACCGTCCTGGACGCGGTCGGCGCGCTCGTCGAGGAGGCCGAGGCGGTCCGGGCGCCCTTCACCGGGACCCTGCGGCTCGGGGTGATCCCGACCGTCGCCCCCTACCTGCTGCCGACCGTGCTGCGCCTGGTCCACGACCGCTACCCCGCGCTCGACCTCCAGGTCCACGAGGAACAGACCTCCTCGCTGCTGGAGGGGCTCTCGGCCGGACGGCTCGACCTGCTGCTGCTCGCCGTGCCGCTCGGCCATCCCGGCGTGACCGAGCTGCCGCTCTTCGACGAGGACTTCGTCCTGGTGACCGAGGAGTCGCACCCCCTCGGCGGCCGGACGGACCTCCCCCGCGACGAGCTGCGCGACCTGCCGCTGCTGCTGCTCGACGAGGGCCACTGCCTGCGCGACCAGGCGCTGGACATCTGCCGGGAGGCCGGGCGTACGGACGGGGCGCCGGTGACGACGACCGCCGCAGGCCTCTCCACCCTGGTGCAGCTCGTCGCCGGGGGCCTCGGTGTCACCCTCCTGCCGCGCACCGCCGTGATCGTGGAGACCGGCCGCAACCCGGCCCTGGCCACCGCCCGCTTCAGCGCACCCGCCCCCTCGCGCCGGGTCGCGCTCGCGATGCGGACCGGGACGGCCCGCCACGAGGAGTTCGGCCAGTTCGCCGCCGCGCTGCGCGAGGCGATGGCCGCGCTGCCGGTACGCGTGACGGCCGCCGGGGAGTGA